In the genome of Massilibacillus massiliensis, one region contains:
- a CDS encoding LysR family transcriptional regulator encodes MELKNLKTFVKIAQYKSFSKTAEYLGYAQSTVTTQIKLLEEELETKLFERSGRCVELTAHGELFLEYAEKILLLSEKAKNVLDEKNTPKGTLRIGVVESICTLKLPELLKIYHLKYPEVDIVIKLGFCAELRKMLKNNSVDVAFMLDQEIRQDEFVSSLSINEPMVILAAANHRFRNKISLTMKDIANEPLILTEKGCSYRCALENRFYKNHLQPHIALEVGNIETIKSFVKSNLGITLLPRMTVTEELAKKELVILNVEECDIKMNRQIIYLKNKWITAAMQSFISLAIELENVKK; translated from the coding sequence ATGGAACTAAAAAATTTGAAAACCTTTGTTAAAATAGCCCAATATAAGAGTTTCTCAAAAACAGCAGAATATTTAGGCTATGCACAATCAACAGTTACCACACAGATTAAATTATTAGAAGAAGAATTGGAAACTAAGTTATTTGAACGAAGTGGACGGTGTGTTGAACTTACAGCACATGGAGAGCTATTCTTAGAATATGCGGAAAAGATTTTATTACTGAGTGAGAAGGCAAAAAATGTGCTTGATGAAAAAAACACACCCAAGGGAACATTAAGAATAGGCGTAGTAGAATCAATTTGTACTTTAAAACTTCCTGAATTATTAAAAATTTATCATCTCAAATACCCAGAAGTTGATATTGTCATTAAATTAGGATTTTGTGCTGAATTAAGAAAAATGTTAAAAAACAATAGTGTTGATGTGGCTTTTATGTTGGATCAAGAAATAAGACAAGATGAATTTGTTTCAAGTCTTTCAATAAATGAACCAATGGTAATTTTAGCAGCAGCAAATCATCGATTTCGTAACAAAATTAGTTTGACGATGAAAGACATTGCCAATGAACCTCTCATTCTTACTGAAAAAGGTTGTAGCTATCGGTGTGCTTTGGAAAATAGATTTTATAAGAATCATTTACAGCCGCATATTGCGCTTGAGGTCGGAAATATTGAAACAATAAAAAGCTTTGTAAAGAGTAACTTAGGAATTACTCTATTACCACGTATGACGGTCACAGAAGAATTAGCAAAGAAAGAATTGGTCATTTTAAACGTTGAAGAATGTGATATAAAAATGAACAGGCAAATTATCTATCTTAAAAATAAGTGGATAACAGCTGCAATGCAGTCTTTTATTTCTCTGGCGATTGAATTGGAGAATGTAAAAAAATAA
- a CDS encoding GGDEF domain-containing protein — protein sequence MSSNYLKELDKIIANQLITSVFQPIVSLRDGAILGYEALSRGPADSILANPEKLFKTAAENNKSWKLDYLCRKTAITTAKKILKNQLLFLNVDPKILYDKHFHQGTTKKLLEKHQLNSDNIIFEITEKTAIDDYTNFCAILDHYRKQGYRIALDDVGSGYSGLTLLAKTSPHFIKIDIELIQSIHLDKIKQAIVKALVDLSHATNMTIIAEGIETEDELLTLIQLGVQYGQGFYLSRPKAKFTKIEDPLKDFIKKAYLKKEEYAINTRLSTPISEIATRQVYFTSSTLGKEILAYLHNKHDHMDIIIVDENRPIGIISREFFLSNLATNYGMSIYSNRPVKLLINTNPLILDYTTPVEQATKAAMARNSDHIYDSIIITKNNEYFGITTIKALLELTTKIELNRAKHANPLTGLPGNQIIDWESNRYINSLIPFSAIYIDLDNFKIYNDVYGFDAGDTVLASTANLLSRCLKGSSHEYFLGHIGGDDFIIFSPTISTEALCQNIIDEFAKESKTFYSEEHQHQGYVTAKNRSDKIENFPLMTISLAVVVVNEKNITSKKLAAKAAEIKKICKKTWQNNFVIKNYN from the coding sequence TTGTCTTCTAACTATTTAAAAGAACTTGATAAAATCATTGCCAATCAATTGATTACTTCAGTATTTCAACCTATCGTCAGCCTAAGAGATGGAGCTATTCTTGGCTATGAAGCACTTAGTCGCGGACCTGCTGATAGTATTCTAGCCAATCCAGAAAAATTATTTAAAACTGCCGCAGAAAATAACAAGTCGTGGAAATTAGATTATCTGTGCCGTAAAACCGCAATTACCACCGCTAAAAAAATTCTTAAAAACCAATTACTATTTCTAAATGTTGATCCAAAAATACTTTATGATAAACACTTCCATCAAGGAACAACAAAAAAACTTTTAGAAAAGCATCAATTAAACAGTGATAATATCATCTTTGAAATTACTGAAAAAACAGCCATTGATGATTATACAAATTTCTGTGCCATCTTAGATCATTATCGTAAACAAGGTTATCGTATTGCATTGGATGATGTCGGTTCAGGATACTCTGGCTTAACTTTATTAGCAAAAACATCACCTCACTTCATAAAAATTGATATAGAACTCATACAAAGCATTCACCTCGATAAAATTAAGCAGGCGATTGTCAAAGCTTTAGTTGATCTTTCTCATGCAACGAATATGACGATCATTGCTGAAGGTATTGAAACGGAAGATGAACTACTCACTTTAATTCAATTAGGCGTACAATATGGACAAGGGTTCTATCTAAGTAGGCCTAAAGCAAAGTTTACTAAAATAGAAGACCCTTTAAAAGATTTTATAAAAAAAGCTTACCTAAAAAAAGAAGAATATGCAATCAATACTCGATTAAGTACACCAATCAGTGAAATAGCAACAAGACAAGTCTATTTTACATCTTCAACATTAGGGAAAGAAATTTTAGCTTACTTACATAATAAACATGATCATATGGATATCATCATCGTAGATGAAAACCGTCCTATAGGAATTATCAGCAGAGAATTTTTTCTCAGTAATTTAGCAACCAATTATGGCATGTCTATCTATAGCAATCGCCCCGTAAAATTATTAATTAATACCAATCCTTTGATTTTGGATTACACGACCCCCGTAGAGCAAGCTACCAAAGCAGCGATGGCACGAAACTCTGATCATATTTATGATTCAATCATCATCACCAAAAACAATGAATATTTCGGAATAACAACAATTAAAGCATTACTAGAACTCACAACCAAAATCGAACTAAATCGCGCAAAACATGCAAATCCATTAACAGGATTACCAGGCAATCAGATCATTGATTGGGAATCAAATCGCTATATTAATTCTCTCATTCCTTTCAGTGCGATTTATATAGATTTAGATAACTTCAAAATCTACAATGACGTTTATGGATTTGATGCCGGTGATACTGTGCTGGCAAGTACAGCAAACCTACTTTCACGATGTTTGAAAGGCAGTTCGCACGAATATTTTCTTGGACACATTGGTGGAGACGATTTCATTATATTCTCGCCAACCATAAGTACGGAAGCCCTCTGCCAAAATATCATTGACGAATTTGCAAAAGAATCAAAAACTTTTTACTCCGAAGAACATCAACACCAAGGCTACGTAACTGCCAAAAATCGTTCAGATAAAATCGAAAATTTTCCATTAATGACGATTTCATTAGCAGTAGTAGTCGTAAATGAAAAAAATATTACCAGCAAAAAATTAGCTGCCAAAGCAGCCGAAATTAAAAAAATTTGTAAAAAAACCTGGCAAAATAATTTTGTTATAAAAAATTACAACTAA
- a CDS encoding cytidine deaminase, whose protein sequence is MHDIESLIRAAKEAREKAYSPYSKFKVGAAVITPSGKIYSGCNIENASYSLTNCAERTAIYKAISEGEHSFVALAVVADTDGPIAPCGACRQVIAEFGIEKIILGNIKGHTQILSLEELLPYAFSKHDF, encoded by the coding sequence ATGCATGATATAGAAAGTTTAATTCGGGCTGCAAAAGAAGCACGAGAAAAAGCGTATAGTCCATATTCGAAATTTAAAGTTGGCGCGGCAGTGATAACACCTAGTGGAAAAATTTATAGCGGCTGCAATATTGAAAATGCCTCTTATAGTTTGACGAATTGTGCAGAAAGGACAGCTATATATAAGGCAATTTCAGAGGGGGAACATTCCTTTGTAGCGTTGGCTGTTGTTGCTGATACGGATGGCCCGATAGCACCATGTGGTGCGTGTAGACAGGTGATTGCAGAGTTTGGAATCGAAAAGATTATTTTGGGAAATATCAAAGGCCATACGCAAATATTATCGTTAGAAGAATTATTGCCCTATGCTTTTTCAAAACATGATTTTTAA
- a CDS encoding beta-class carbonic anhydrase, with amino-acid sequence MIKTALLEEVIIANQHFVTHLPDSYYATNLTNGKLPNRHLALVTCMDTRLVDFLEPALGIRSGEAKIIKNAGNCITGPFDSTIRSLVVGIFELGVKEIMVVGHHDCGVAHATSQDLMERMIQRGISSAAIKMVQHELEDWVDEFHHPIQNVMHAVEKIRSNPLIPADVPIHGLIFNPKTGKVDRVVNGYEALE; translated from the coding sequence ATGATTAAGACGGCGTTGTTAGAAGAAGTTATAATAGCAAATCAACATTTTGTAACGCACTTGCCGGATAGTTATTATGCTACGAATCTTACGAATGGCAAGTTACCAAATCGGCACTTAGCCTTGGTTACTTGTATGGACACGAGATTGGTTGATTTTTTAGAACCAGCACTTGGCATTCGTAGTGGAGAAGCAAAAATTATTAAAAATGCTGGAAACTGTATTACGGGACCGTTTGATTCAACAATTCGTAGTCTGGTTGTAGGTATTTTTGAATTGGGCGTAAAAGAAATTATGGTAGTTGGGCATCATGATTGTGGTGTTGCGCATGCAACTTCACAAGATTTGATGGAGCGTATGATTCAGCGTGGAATTTCATCTGCTGCGATTAAAATGGTGCAGCATGAGCTGGAAGATTGGGTAGATGAGTTTCATCATCCAATTCAAAATGTAATGCATGCTGTAGAAAAAATTCGATCAAATCCGTTGATTCCTGCAGATGTGCCAATTCATGGACTTATCTTTAATCCTAAAACAGGTAAGGTAGATCGTGTAGTCAATGGTTATGAAGCACTGGAGTAA
- the speD gene encoding adenosylmethionine decarboxylase, whose amino-acid sequence MKILARHLTIDMYGCKSKNLNNLEALKETIKQAIAESNMILLDANIQILEGDQLTALVLLHEGHISIHTYPDLGYTAIDIFTCSESSRPERTVAAIKAILKPEKTKTTYLKRGDFGAVKDMKPKIKVSVAPLRRIRNTGARVIKLLSRKPR is encoded by the coding sequence ATGAAGATCCTTGCTAGACACTTGACAATCGATATGTATGGATGTAAATCTAAAAACTTAAATAATCTTGAAGCATTGAAAGAAACGATAAAACAAGCCATTGCTGAATCAAATATGATATTATTAGATGCAAATATACAAATCCTTGAGGGAGATCAACTAACCGCATTGGTATTACTCCATGAAGGTCATATTAGTATCCATACGTATCCTGATTTGGGCTACACTGCAATAGATATCTTTACCTGCAGTGAAAGCAGCAGACCAGAAAGAACTGTTGCAGCAATTAAAGCCATCTTAAAACCAGAGAAAACAAAAACAACCTATCTAAAACGCGGCGACTTCGGTGCTGTAAAAGATATGAAACCAAAAATAAAAGTCAGCGTAGCACCATTACGACGTATTCGTAATACGGGTGCTAGAGTCATTAAACTCTTGTCACGTAAACCACGATAA
- a CDS encoding nitronate monooxygenase, with protein MKNITNLLHIKYPIIQGGMAWISEAHLAAAVSNAGGAGIISAGGREASFVREQIQLAKTLTDKPFGVNVQLMAPNKEEIVDVICEEKVAFTTLGAGNPIPFFEKLKSAGIKIIPVVPNVKLAKRVESAGADAIIVEGMEAGGHIGVITTMPLMTQVIPEVNIPVVVAGGIADGRGLAAALLMGAAGVQMGTRFLIAEECKVHKNVKDKLIEALDTDSIVTGQSMGHGVRGLKNKFSLNFVALERKGTSEEELMKLATGTNRLSAIDGDVENGMVLAGQSLLPLKEIEPAKVIIERIIREAKEALVRAESIKL; from the coding sequence ATGAAAAATATAACGAATTTACTTCATATTAAATATCCGATTATTCAGGGTGGTATGGCATGGATATCGGAGGCCCATCTTGCCGCTGCTGTGTCCAACGCTGGTGGTGCCGGTATTATCTCAGCTGGTGGGCGTGAAGCCAGTTTTGTAAGAGAACAGATTCAATTAGCAAAAACTTTAACAGATAAGCCATTTGGGGTTAATGTACAATTGATGGCACCTAATAAAGAAGAAATCGTTGATGTAATTTGTGAAGAAAAAGTTGCCTTTACAACACTTGGCGCAGGCAATCCTATTCCGTTTTTTGAAAAATTAAAATCTGCAGGAATTAAAATTATTCCGGTTGTTCCGAATGTAAAACTTGCAAAACGCGTTGAAAGCGCTGGAGCAGATGCAATTATTGTTGAAGGTATGGAAGCCGGCGGACATATAGGTGTAATAACAACAATGCCACTTATGACGCAGGTAATTCCGGAAGTGAATATTCCTGTTGTTGTTGCTGGGGGGATTGCAGACGGCCGTGGGCTTGCCGCAGCATTGCTTATGGGGGCTGCCGGTGTTCAAATGGGGACGCGTTTCTTAATTGCTGAAGAATGTAAAGTACATAAGAATGTAAAAGACAAACTGATTGAAGCGCTTGATACGGATTCTATTGTTACTGGACAGTCAATGGGTCATGGTGTTCGTGGCTTAAAGAATAAATTTTCTTTGAATTTTGTGGCATTAGAAAGAAAAGGAACGTCAGAGGAAGAATTGATGAAATTGGCTACTGGAACGAATCGTCTTTCTGCAATTGACGGTGATGTAGAAAATGGGATGGTGCTCGCCGGACAAAGTTTATTACCATTGAAAGAGATTGAGCCGGCAAAAGTTATTATAGAAAGAATCATACGCGAAGCAAAAGAGGCTTTGGTAAGAGCGGAAAGCATAAAATTGTAA